Proteins encoded by one window of Ursus arctos isolate Adak ecotype North America unplaced genomic scaffold, UrsArc2.0 scaffold_22, whole genome shotgun sequence:
- the LIPT2 gene encoding putative lipoyltransferase 2, mitochondrial, with translation MRPPAVQLVRLSRIPYTELLALQERWLRRLQAEPGTEAPSGTEAGALLICEPAGPVYTSGLRGGLTPEETARLRALGAEVRTTGRGGLATFHGPGQLLCHPVLDLRRLGLRLRTHVAALEACAVRLCELQGLPGASARPPPYTGVWLGKRKVCAIGVRCGRHITSHGLALNCSTDLVWFDHIVPCGLVGTGVTSLSEELQRHVTVDEVIPPFLEAFKETYKCMLISEDSSS, from the exons ATGCGGCCGCCGGCGGTACAGCTGGTGCGGCTAAGCCGGATACCCTACACCGAGCTGCTGGCCCTGCAGGAGCGCTGGCTGCGGCGGCTGCAGGCCGAGCCAGGCACTGAGGCCCCGTCGGGAACTGAGGCGGGCGCACTCCTGATCTGCGAGCCCGCGGGGCCCGTGTACACCTCCGGGCTGCGCGGCGGCCTGACGCCGGAGGAGACGGCGCGGCTGCGGGCCTTGGGCGCCGAAGTACGCACCACAGGCCGCGGTGGCCTGGCCACCTTCCACGGCCCCGGCCAGCTGCTCTGCCACCCTGTGCTAGACCTGAGACGCCTGGGCCTGCGCCTGCGCACCCACGTAGCGGCGCTGGAGGCGTGCGCCGTGCGCCTGTGCGAGCTCCAGGGCTTGCCCGGCGCCAGCGCGCGGCCTCCGCCTTACACCGGCGTCTGGCTGGGGAAGCGCAAGGTCTGCGCGATAG GAGTCCGCTGTGGAAGGCACATCACGTCCCACGGCCTGGCTCTGAACTGTTCTACAGACCTTGTGTGGTTTGATCACATTGTCCCCTGCGGGCTGGTTGGGACAGGTGTCACCTCTCTGAGTGAGGAGCTCCAAAGGCACGTCACTGTGGATGAAGTAATACCACCTTTCCTTGAGGCCTTTAAAGAGACCTACAAGTGCATGTTGATCTCAGAGGACAGCTCCAGCTGA